A region from the Thermodesulfobacteriota bacterium genome encodes:
- a CDS encoding LapA family protein, which translates to MEFYLILALIIVTMVAVFAIQNAHVVMIHFLFWHFEGSLVLYLLSFFTAGLITALLLTLPGRLKKRRAYREKIEALEKDIAKAKPPEEKTPEPPPAI; encoded by the coding sequence ATGGAATTCTACCTGATCCTGGCTTTGATAATCGTGACTATGGTGGCCGTCTTCGCCATACAAAACGCCCATGTAGTTATGATCCATTTCCTCTTCTGGCATTTTGAAGGGTCTCTGGTCTTATACCTTCTCTCTTTTTTTACGGCCGGACTTATTACGGCCTTGCTGCTTACCCTGCCCGGCCGCCTCAAGAAACGGCGGGCTTACAGAGAAAAGATAGAAGCCCTGGAAAAGGACATAGCCAAGGCTAAGCCCCCGGAAGAAAAAACCCCGGAACCACCTCCGGCCATCTGA
- a CDS encoding DMT family transporter, with translation MFWLPLALISAASIATIDALTKRFLSRLTVFEMAAARLSFSLPLFLILLFFIPVPHLDTTFYLTVFLALPLEITAFFLYMRAIQASPLSLAIPFLSFTPVFLILTGRLILGEELSTRGILGIISVVLGSYVLNLRECKNGFLGPFVAIKREKGSWLMLIVAFLYAVTAALGKKAIQHSSVIFFGPFYFLMLGLIIPGCSLVTGKATWQGLKRVFYPGLFIGILMVIMVLSHMAAISRVEAAYMIAVKRTGILFSVLYGAFLFKEENIGERFWGAVLMLAGVVIIAVWA, from the coding sequence GTGTTCTGGCTCCCTCTGGCCCTTATCTCTGCCGCGTCCATAGCGACTATAGATGCGCTTACCAAACGGTTCCTCTCCCGACTGACGGTTTTTGAGATGGCGGCGGCACGGCTATCCTTTAGCCTGCCATTATTTTTAATCCTGTTGTTTTTTATCCCGGTACCACACCTGGATACAACCTTCTACCTGACGGTTTTTCTGGCCCTGCCCCTGGAAATAACCGCTTTTTTTCTTTATATGCGGGCCATTCAGGCCTCGCCTCTTTCTCTCGCCATTCCGTTCCTGTCCTTTACACCGGTCTTCCTTATCTTAACCGGCAGGTTGATACTGGGAGAGGAACTCAGCACCCGGGGTATTCTTGGGATTATATCCGTGGTGTTGGGCAGCTATGTATTAAACCTGCGGGAGTGTAAGAACGGCTTCCTGGGGCCGTTTGTGGCTATCAAGAGGGAGAAAGGCTCCTGGCTGATGCTGATAGTGGCCTTTTTATATGCGGTTACCGCTGCCCTGGGCAAAAAAGCCATACAACACTCCAGCGTCATTTTTTTCGGCCCTTTTTACTTTCTGATGCTGGGACTTATTATCCCCGGATGTTCACTGGTTACCGGGAAGGCTACCTGGCAGGGTCTGAAGAGGGTTTTTTATCCCGGTCTATTTATCGGCATCCTTATGGTCATCATGGTCTTAAGCCACATGGCCGCCATTAGCCGGGTTGAGGCCGCATATATGATTGCTGTTAAACGAACCGGTATCCTTTTCAGCGTCCTCTACGGCGCTTTTTTATTCAAGGAGGAGAATATCGGAGAGAGATTTTGGGGCGCAGTCTTAATGCTGGCCGGGGTGGTTATTATAGCCGTATGGGCATAA
- the htpX gene encoding zinc metalloprotease HtpX, which translates to MGNMFKTFILMAALTALFMLAGQAIGGRQGLIFALVMAFLMNFFAYWFSDKLALKMSGAQEVDKTKAPQLHQVVEDLVVRAGLPKPRLYIIPSDTPNAFATGRNPEHAAVAVTSGIMRTLNPDELRGVLAHELAHIKNRDILISSIAAVLAGAISYLATMAQWAMFFGGGRSDDEEGGSGNLVSSILMMILAPIAAMLIQMAISRSREYLADATGAKIAGQPLFLANALTKLEEWNHRLPMDVNPAQAQMYIVNPLTGQRFASLFSTHPPIKERVARLRQMAGQGALA; encoded by the coding sequence ATGGGCAATATGTTTAAGACATTTATATTAATGGCGGCATTGACCGCCCTGTTTATGCTGGCCGGACAGGCCATCGGAGGCCGGCAGGGATTAATCTTTGCATTAGTGATGGCCTTTTTGATGAATTTTTTTGCCTACTGGTTTAGTGACAAACTGGCCTTAAAGATGAGCGGAGCACAGGAGGTTGACAAGACCAAGGCCCCCCAGTTGCACCAGGTAGTTGAAGACTTGGTAGTAAGGGCCGGGTTACCTAAGCCCCGCCTTTATATTATTCCGTCGGATACCCCCAATGCCTTTGCCACGGGTCGAAACCCGGAGCATGCCGCGGTGGCCGTGACTTCCGGGATCATGCGGACCTTAAATCCGGATGAGCTTCGGGGCGTTCTGGCCCATGAGCTGGCCCATATAAAGAACCGGGACATATTAATCAGTTCCATAGCGGCGGTGCTGGCCGGAGCCATAAGTTATCTGGCTACTATGGCCCAGTGGGCCATGTTCTTTGGCGGTGGCCGCAGCGATGACGAAGAGGGCGGCAGCGGCAATCTTGTCAGCAGCATCTTAATGATGATACTGGCTCCGATTGCGGCCATGCTCATCCAGATGGCCATATCCCGGAGCCGGGAGTATCTGGCCGACGCCACGGGCGCGAAGATAGCCGGTCAACCTCTATTTTTGGCCAATGCCCTGACCAAACTGGAAGAATGGAATCACCGTCTGCCCATGGATGTCAATCCGGCCCAGGCCCAGATGTATATTGTAAATCCCTTGACCGGGCAGCGCTTTGCCAGCCTGTTCAGCACCCACCCGCCCATAAAAGAACGCGTGGCCCGGCTGCGGCAGATGGCCGGCCAGGGCGCTCTCGCCTGA